Genomic window (Deltaproteobacteria bacterium):
CGCTGGACAAGAATTGTTCAAACTGGACAATAAGATTGTCAAGGCTTCTGGTGTTATTGGCGAAGACAGTAAGGGCAATAAGACCCTTGCTGTTACCAACTACGAGGTGATGCCGGAATAGGGTCAAGAGAAAAGGGGGTCCGCGCAAACAGATTGAATAAATACTGTCGTCGTGACCCCGTGAGGGGGGATTCGTCCCCCCTCTTTTTCGAATAAAAGGAGCTGCATTGCTCCCAAAGACCCTGGGTTTCGTGGAAACCTTTATTCTGATCAACAAAGGAGGAAAGTAGTGACAAAGACACAACTCATTGAACAGATTGCAAATGAAGCCAGCATCTCAAAGGATGAGGCAGGCAGGGCCCTTGACTCGCTTTTTGACAGCATCGCGGAGGCCATCAAAGAGGAGGATGGCAGAATCACACTCCCTGGTTTGGGCACGTTTTCAAAAGTTTATCGGAAAGCCCGTCAGGGAGTAAATCCCTCAACTGGTGAAAAAATAACCATTAAGGCCCGTCATGCGATGAGGTTTAAACCCGGCAAAGCCCTGAAAGACGCTATCTGAGAATGTTCTGGCGCAATGTGAGGTGACGCGGCGGACGAGTGGTGACGCGTTTTCCAAGTTTTCCATTTGGCTCAGGATCGAAATCGTTTTTAGGAGGATTTATGAAAAATGAAGAACCAGACCCGTGGATACGGCCCCCATTTAATGCTGGATCTGAATGATTGCAATCCGGTAATCCTAGATGATCTTAACGCTTGCTTCAAACTGTTGAACGAGCTACCCGATAAGATCGGCATGACAAAGATAACCCAACCCTACGTGTTTCGATACAGCGGGCTGGTACCCGAAGATGAAGGGATTACCGGAGTGACCGTCATCGCCGAGAGTCATATCTCACTTCATACCTACCCAAGGAAAAACTTCGTATTTGTGGACCTGTTTTCATGCAAACCATTCGATGTGGAGAGAGCCAAGGACTATATCGTCCAATTCTTCCAGTCGAAGTCCCCCGCAGTTCACATACAAGAACGCGGCTCAGCCTTTGCCAGAGCCATCCGACTCCATCATAGGGATTCTCATGAAATTTAGTGTGCATCCTGGCGCTTTTGGCGCTGTTCCCGAAGAATTTTGCCGGTATGAAACGGCATCCATTGCCATTTTACCCGTTCCCTACGACGGCACATCCACATGGATGAGAGGCTCAAGCCGTGGACCCCAGGCTCTAATAGATGCCTCTGCCAATCTGGAATTATACGACATTGAAACCGATTCCGAGGTGTTCAAGCACGGCATTGTCACTCTGGACCCCGTTTCGTGCCCGGACGATCCGGAAGCAATGGTCACTGTTGTCTATGAACGTGCAAGGCGCATTTTGCAGGACGGGAAATTCATCGTTGGAATAGGTGGCGAGCATTCCATTTCGGTGGGATTGGTGCGCGCCACGGCAGAAAAATTCCGAAACCTATCCGTTCTTCAGTTTGACGCTCACTCTGATACGCGTAGTGAGTATAAGGGCAGCCCGTACAATCACGCCTGTGTTATGTCAAGAATTGGTGAAATCTGTCCTTATGTTCAGGCGGGCATTCGGAGTATGGATTCTTCCGAACTGAACAGATTGAATCGTGACCGGACGTTTTTCGCCCATGAAATTATTAAGCGTTCAGACGTAACCCGCAAAATGCTGAAGGCATTAACACACAATGTTTATATCACGATTGATTTGGACGTTTTTGACCCCTCCATTATGCCGTCCACCGGGACTCCGGAACCAGGGGGATTGGATTGGTATACTCTGCTGGGGCTTGTTGAATCAGTGGCAAGGGAAAAGGACGTGATCGGAATGGATGTGACTGAGCTATTGCCCAATCCTGCCAACAGAACATCGGATTTTATGGCCGCCAAATTGGTCTACCGGGTTTTAAGCATGATCTTCGCAAAGAGAAAGGGAAGCTGATGGAGAAACAAGATCTCCTAAGAAAACCGATCGAGCATATCGACATCAAGACGTTTGATGCCAGACCGATCATAGAGCGTTACGCTTTGATGGCCTTCCAGGCACGGAATCTTGCGAGTGCCGCGGATGTGTATAACCGTATGCTGGCAGACCACGACTGCAAAATTATCCTTACACTCGCAGGCTCTCTATTCAGCGCCGGCTTAAAGCATATAGTTGCGGATATGGTTGATCACAATATGGTGGATGTCATCGTATCTACGGGCGCAATCATCGTAGATCAGGATTTTTTCGAGGCGCTCGGTTTTAGACATTATATGGGGAGCGCATTCGCGGACGATACGGCGTTACGAGAACTTGCCATTGACCGGATCTACGATACGTATATCGACGAAGATGAACTGAGAGTCTGTGACATGGCCATAGCAAAAATTGCCGACATGTTACCTCCAGGACCGTATTCCTCCAGAGAATTCATCCATGCCATGGGAGCTTATTTGGACAGGGAAGGGTTAAAAGCGGAAAGATCCGCAATTCACTCTGCTTATAAGAAAGGGGCGCCAATCTTTGTCCCTGCATTTTCTGATTGCTCTGCTGGTTTCGGACTCGTGTACCATCAATGGCACAAGAAAGATGGGCATGTTACCATCGATTCCGTCCGGGACTTCCGTGAACTGACAGAGATCAAGTTGGCCGTCAAAGATACGGGCATCATCATGGTAGGTGGTGGGGTACCCAAGAACTTCACTCAGGACGTCGTGGTGGCCACAGATATCTTGGGTGAAGAAAAGCCCATGCATAAGTACGCCATACAGCTCACCGTGGCTGATGAGCGGGATGGGGGACTATCAGGGTCCACGCTGAAAGAGGCATGCTCCTGGGGTAAAGTAGACCTGAAGTACGAGCAGATGGTCTTTGGTGAAGCCACTCTTACGTTTCCTCTGCTTGTCAGCGATGCCTACCACCGAGGTGCCTGGAAGAAAAGAGCGCCCGGGAATCTGTCTAACCTTTTTATGAAGTAAATACGGCGAATGGATAACCCATTCTTGATTCGAGCGTAACGTCAATGATCTTGAATTTATACAGGGTATAGAACATGAAACATAAGGATGAGCTTTTGGCCCGGGCTGAGGCCCACATATTCTCCACCGGTCTGCGGGATGGAGCGACCCATCTCTGTCGGGCCAATATGAAGTATGGGTTGGCCAAGATCCACTGGGTTCAGGAGCGGCTTGGCCTGAAGTCGGATGCCACCTTCATTTCTAGTCCGGACATGACCATTAGCCGGAATGCCGCCCGGTGGAAGAGCGGGTTTGGCTATGGGGGAAAACTTACCTGGGGCGATGGTGACATCGAACTGGTGATCCTGGATGTAAAACCTAATACCTGCGGGATGCTGGTGGGAGGACTAGACCGATTGCCCGACAGCTCAGAGCTGGTCTGTATGGTCGACAAACTAAAAGACCGAAAGAGAGAAATTGATGGGATTGAGATCCAGTGGGACTTCCACCTCTCCAACCACTTCATAGACCTCTTTTGGGTAAAACCCCTGGGGGATGTCAAATTCTCCGAATATGTCTTTATCATCCATTCGTCTGCCCCTGAATTAACAGGGGATAACTCGATAGGATTCGGCCTCTATTATGACCGCAGCATGCTCCTTAGAGACACGGCGGAGAGGTTCGATACTCCCTTCGGCCCCCTCCACGTTTTGACCGGCTCTCGGGCCAAGGAATACTATGAGTTCTACCGCTATGCGGAAGGATACTCCAAAAAAAAGCGTATTCTGGCGGCCGAGGGGCTTTTCGGCGGGTTTCAGCTCATCTCTAACGAAGTGCACCAAGGGCTGGCGAATATGAACGAGATCATCCTCGGTTGTCACCTACTGCATGAGAACAACCCGGAGCATATCTTTCCCTTAGTATTGAGGGCGGACTTGCCGGCCTATCTGGTAAAGGGCAAGCCCAACATAGATGAGAAAGAAATCGAATCCCTGGGCTTTGCACAGCGATCAAAAAGGTTGGGGGTATATGATAGGTTGAAGAAGGCCAACATCATCCCCCATGGGTCTGGCTATACCTTCCCGGACCTGCTGAGTGTTTGCCGGGTCTTCGAACATAACGATCACAGATACTTCGAGGTAGACCTGCTCAATGACCGGGGCAAAAAGGTGCTCTCCGACGTTAGGGAAATCCCTTACACCTATCGGGGCCGGGAAGTAGTGCTCAAAACATTGGAGCTGAATCTGTGTGAACTGGTGGCCAAGTTGCTTCCCCGATATGTGCTCAAGATATAGGACAATGGTCCTTCAATTAGCCATAATATGCCGTGTGAGAGAGGAGTTCATCTATGTTCACCAGAAATTTGAGCGAGGAGGAGGTAGCCATTATTCGCAAGATAGAGGTGTTCGTTCGAGACAAACACCACAAATTGCAGGGTCATGACTACTCTCATGTCATGGCTGTCACGCAATATGCTATTGAAATCGCTCAGAGTATACCTGACTCGGTAGATCCATTCGCGCTGATCTGTGGAGGCCTGTTTCACGATATCGGTCGGGTAGGGACCATTACCGGACGGCTGCACGGACTGCGAGGGGCGACCATCGCCGACGAATACTTGAGAGCTGTTGGCATAGGCAATGAAATGCGCGAACAGATTGTGCGGATCGTGGTCCGGCACACGGAGACCTCTATGTTGCCCCCGGAGACTGTGGCTGAGAAGGTGGTCTTTGATGCAGATGATCTGGACCGACTGGGGTTAATCGGGATGCTGCGGGGGATGATGGTTGGAA
Coding sequences:
- a CDS encoding HU family DNA-binding protein produces the protein MAPKDPGFRGNLYSDQQRRKVVTKTQLIEQIANEASISKDEAGRALDSLFDSIAEAIKEEDGRITLPGLGTFSKVYRKARQGVNPSTGEKITIKARHAMRFKPGKALKDAI
- a CDS encoding S-adenosylmethionine decarboxylase — its product is MKNQTRGYGPHLMLDLNDCNPVILDDLNACFKLLNELPDKIGMTKITQPYVFRYSGLVPEDEGITGVTVIAESHISLHTYPRKNFVFVDLFSCKPFDVERAKDYIVQFFQSKSPAVHIQERGSAFARAIRLHHRDSHEI
- the speB gene encoding agmatinase, coding for MKFSVHPGAFGAVPEEFCRYETASIAILPVPYDGTSTWMRGSSRGPQALIDASANLELYDIETDSEVFKHGIVTLDPVSCPDDPEAMVTVVYERARRILQDGKFIVGIGGEHSISVGLVRATAEKFRNLSVLQFDAHSDTRSEYKGSPYNHACVMSRIGEICPYVQAGIRSMDSSELNRLNRDRTFFAHEIIKRSDVTRKMLKALTHNVYITIDLDVFDPSIMPSTGTPEPGGLDWYTLLGLVESVAREKDVIGMDVTELLPNPANRTSDFMAAKLVYRVLSMIFAKRKGS
- a CDS encoding deoxyhypusine synthase, whose translation is MEKQDLLRKPIEHIDIKTFDARPIIERYALMAFQARNLASAADVYNRMLADHDCKIILTLAGSLFSAGLKHIVADMVDHNMVDVIVSTGAIIVDQDFFEALGFRHYMGSAFADDTALRELAIDRIYDTYIDEDELRVCDMAIAKIADMLPPGPYSSREFIHAMGAYLDREGLKAERSAIHSAYKKGAPIFVPAFSDCSAGFGLVYHQWHKKDGHVTIDSVRDFRELTEIKLAVKDTGIIMVGGGVPKNFTQDVVVATDILGEEKPMHKYAIQLTVADERDGGLSGSTLKEACSWGKVDLKYEQMVFGEATLTFPLLVSDAYHRGAWKKRAPGNLSNLFMK
- a CDS encoding HD domain-containing protein — its product is MFTRNLSEEEVAIIRKIEVFVRDKHHKLQGHDYSHVMAVTQYAIEIAQSIPDSVDPFALICGGLFHDIGRVGTITGRLHGLRGATIADEYLRAVGIGNEMREQIVRIVVRHTETSMLPPETVAEKVVFDADDLDRLGLIGMLRGMMVGNVDWSMEDIIENRLDKRRKDYQRLHFQASRELGRKLYEETLQLIDFIKDSLDQRCLEISKLNLPI